The Methanoculleus marisnigri JR1 genome window below encodes:
- a CDS encoding TIM barrel protein gives MVEYNLGCTVRIDDEGTLALLAGLYEEGAIRHIQVQAVPLARQFFRERLDRIAASGIPVVVHAPHHGHGVNPCAPAAYDDRPLAVIKAYIEEAMSRTLEAADTLGAETIVLHAGRYEPGGRSAAEDTFADFLDRNADPRLTLENLPAVYAGYPLLGNTAEDLAALAGNKITRFCLDFPHLACTANYRHLSFAEELERFEGLNVALHHLSNIRCGSITDEHLELDRPDGGLDLAAVFARLRRHAGVPTTLEYKEDSADVYARQVKVFAGLWEDRAGE, from the coding sequence ATGGTTGAGTACAATCTCGGCTGCACCGTGCGCATCGACGACGAAGGGACGCTTGCCCTGCTCGCGGGGCTCTACGAAGAGGGCGCAATCCGTCATATTCAGGTGCAGGCCGTCCCCCTGGCCCGGCAGTTCTTCCGCGAACGCCTCGACCGGATCGCCGCGTCCGGCATCCCGGTCGTCGTCCACGCACCCCACCACGGCCACGGCGTCAACCCCTGCGCTCCCGCCGCCTACGACGACCGCCCGCTCGCGGTGATCAAGGCGTATATCGAGGAGGCGATGAGCCGGACGCTTGAGGCCGCCGACACCCTCGGCGCAGAGACGATCGTCCTCCACGCAGGCCGGTACGAACCCGGAGGCCGCTCTGCCGCCGAGGATACGTTCGCCGACTTCCTCGACCGCAACGCCGATCCCCGCCTCACCCTCGAAAACCTCCCCGCCGTCTACGCCGGCTACCCTCTCCTCGGCAACACCGCCGAAGACCTCGCGGCGCTTGCAGGCAACAAAATCACCCGGTTCTGCCTCGACTTCCCCCACCTCGCCTGCACCGCAAACTACCGGCATCTCTCGTTTGCAGAAGAGCTGGAACGGTTCGAAGGCCTCAACGTGGCCCTCCACCACCTCTCGAACATACGATGCGGCTCGATCACCGACGAGCACCTCGAACTCGACCGTCCCGACGGCGGCCTCGATCTCGCGGCGGTCTTTGCCCGGCTCCGGCGGCACGCCGGCGTGCCGACGACGCTCGAGTACAAGGAGGACTCGGCGGACGTCTACGCCCGGCAGGTGAAGGTCTTTGCCGGGCTCTGGGAAGACCGTGCCGGGGAGTGA
- the hepT gene encoding type VII toxin-antitoxin system HepT family RNase toxin: protein MTGKIRDTAIRIKLQEMTESVDMVKEHLPDSADSFRQLGIIKDGIYKRAEYAIENVFDICAILNADLHLGVPGTDENILDNLVQHGVLAAATRQNVKAMKGFRNVVVHRYGAIDDALAFSILKEHISDFALFRQEVEHVLQSVNE, encoded by the coding sequence GTGACGGGCAAGATCCGGGATACGGCAATCCGTATCAAACTCCAGGAGATGACCGAGAGTGTCGATATGGTCAAAGAGCACCTCCCCGACTCGGCCGATTCGTTCAGACAACTCGGCATCATAAAAGACGGCATATACAAACGCGCCGAGTATGCCATCGAGAACGTCTTCGATATCTGCGCAATTCTAAATGCCGACCTCCACCTCGGCGTCCCCGGCACCGATGAGAACATCCTCGACAACCTCGTGCAGCACGGAGTGCTCGCCGCCGCGACACGGCAGAATGTAAAAGCGATGAAAGGGTTCCGAAACGTTGTCGTCCACCGCTACGGGGCAATCGATGATGCTCTTGCCTTCTCAATCCTGAAGGAGCATATCAGTGATTTTGCTCTCTTCAGACAGGAAGTCGAGCATGTTCTGCAGTCAGTGAACGAGTGA
- a CDS encoding MFS transporter, whose protein sequence is MTTEKPHRLRTLRNRIAASPDAILVLVVLVIFMDMMIYGLLIPVFPQYAPRLGVGESVIGIIFGIYAGMLLLFSIPMGLLSDRVGRRPLIVAGMLLLALATALFGFSTTITHLVAARTVQGVSAAATWSAGLALLADTCDPARLGEKMGVALSAVGVGTILGPVAGGLLFEYAGYTATFLIPAALAASVGLAVLAVPVRTCRRESGPHRSPMLPRGSLLSLAACAVVIVAVSGTYGVFDPYLPVYLHAVFSASPATIGVVFAVLAVAAILAQPAAGRIFDRYGGSRYLIGGGLLLAGGATVAAMQAGSLPLTAAAVFVLGVALSCALVPTMPLLADIYRDHGSQGAAYGMYNTFFAIGLSAGPFAGAVLAGRWPLPAIFLGLAAFLGVTGILSGLAFGRLTQR, encoded by the coding sequence ATGACGACCGAAAAACCGCATCGGCTCCGCACCCTCCGGAACCGTATCGCCGCATCGCCGGACGCGATTCTCGTGCTGGTCGTGCTCGTCATCTTCATGGACATGATGATCTACGGTCTCCTCATCCCGGTCTTCCCCCAGTATGCCCCCCGGCTCGGTGTGGGGGAATCGGTCATCGGGATCATCTTCGGGATCTACGCCGGAATGCTCCTCCTCTTCTCCATCCCGATGGGCCTCCTCTCCGACCGGGTGGGCCGCCGCCCTCTCATTGTCGCCGGAATGCTCCTCCTCGCGCTCGCGACGGCGCTCTTCGGCTTCTCGACCACGATCACCCACCTGGTTGCCGCCCGGACGGTTCAGGGGGTGTCGGCCGCGGCCACCTGGTCGGCGGGGCTTGCGCTCCTCGCCGATACCTGCGACCCCGCCCGGCTCGGGGAGAAGATGGGGGTCGCGCTCTCGGCGGTCGGGGTAGGGACGATCCTCGGGCCGGTGGCCGGGGGGCTGCTCTTTGAGTATGCGGGCTACACCGCCACCTTCCTCATCCCGGCGGCGCTGGCGGCCTCCGTCGGCCTCGCGGTCCTCGCCGTGCCTGTGCGCACCTGCAGGCGGGAGAGCGGCCCGCACCGCTCCCCTATGCTGCCCCGGGGCTCTCTCCTCTCGCTCGCCGCCTGTGCGGTCGTGATCGTCGCGGTCTCCGGGACGTACGGCGTCTTCGACCCCTACCTTCCGGTCTACCTGCATGCGGTCTTCTCCGCGTCCCCGGCGACGATCGGGGTCGTCTTTGCGGTACTGGCGGTTGCGGCCATCCTCGCCCAGCCGGCTGCAGGAAGGATCTTCGACCGGTACGGCGGCAGCCGCTACCTCATCGGCGGCGGCCTTCTCCTCGCGGGGGGTGCGACTGTCGCCGCCATGCAGGCGGGCTCTCTCCCGCTCACCGCCGCCGCCGTCTTCGTGCTGGGGGTCGCGCTGAGCTGCGCCCTGGTGCCGACGATGCCGCTCCTCGCCGATATCTACCGCGACCACGGATCGCAGGGTGCCGCTTACGGCATGTACAACACCTTCTTTGCCATAGGGCTCTCGGCAGGGCCGTTTGCAGGAGCCGTCCTCGCCGGCCGGTGGCCGCTGCCGGCGATCTTCCTCGGGCTGGCGGCGTTCCTCGGGGTTACGGGAATCCTGAGCGGGCTTGCCTTCGGGAGACTTACGCAACGGTGA
- a CDS encoding type II toxin-antitoxin system HicB family antitoxin, with the protein MILEYINAALEHARYEIIEDDEPYYGEIPELSGVFATGRTLEECRRNLAGVIDEWLIIRLRRGLPIPPIAGRTVGEIVRVDTGAGA; encoded by the coding sequence ATGATCCTTGAGTATATCAACGCGGCACTCGAACACGCCCGCTACGAGATCATCGAGGACGATGAACCGTATTACGGAGAGATCCCGGAACTTTCCGGGGTCTTTGCAACCGGCAGGACGCTGGAAGAGTGCAGGAGAAACCTTGCCGGCGTCATCGACGAATGGTTGATCATACGACTCCGGCGCGGCCTCCCGATACCTCCGATCGCCGGCCGCACAGTGGGAGAGATCGTCAGGGTTGATACGGGTGCCGGAGCATAG
- a CDS encoding fibrillarin-like rRNA/tRNA 2'-O-methyltransferase has translation MKWLGNVLVSPGEGGVYGERTLDGYRVWDPYRSKLAALYTLGGGVELTPEMRVLYLGAANGTTVSHVADYVETVYAVEFAPRPMQDLLEVARRRRNIVPIMADASRPEEYAPFMEAVDLVYQDVAQPNQVEIAERNLVFLKPGGHLVLMLKTRSVDVRRDPAEVLAGARTGLEERLDIADVRWLDPYHHDHAAIVCSRRE, from the coding sequence ATGAAGTGGCTTGGAAACGTGCTGGTCTCCCCCGGCGAGGGCGGGGTCTACGGGGAGCGGACGCTCGACGGTTACCGGGTCTGGGACCCCTACCGGAGCAAGCTGGCGGCGCTCTACACCCTCGGCGGCGGGGTGGAACTCACCCCCGAGATGCGGGTGCTCTATCTCGGCGCGGCGAACGGGACCACGGTCTCGCACGTCGCCGACTACGTCGAGACCGTCTACGCGGTGGAGTTTGCGCCCCGGCCGATGCAGGACCTTCTCGAGGTGGCCCGCCGTAGGCGAAACATCGTCCCGATCATGGCCGACGCGAGCCGCCCGGAGGAGTATGCGCCGTTCATGGAGGCGGTCGACCTGGTCTACCAGGACGTGGCGCAGCCCAACCAGGTCGAGATCGCGGAGCGAAACCTGGTCTTCCTCAAACCGGGAGGCCACCTCGTCCTGATGCTCAAGACCCGGAGCGTGGACGTCCGGCGCGACCCGGCAGAGGTGCTCGCCGGGGCGCGGACCGGGCTCGAGGAGCGCCTCGATATCGCGGACGTCCGGTGGCTCGACCCCTACCACCACGATCATGCCGCGATCGTCTGCTCCCGCCGGGAGTAG
- a CDS encoding thymidylate synthase, translating into MRIIRAPTLARAHELAVRTVLEKGWVLDTENDEATIECEELALEVESPESVPMASPASRFQQRFLDVYADNLLHGSDAKFEYDYHRRLFDWGEQLMVNGEDVHVDQIDYIARKLEQAANSRRAVAVTWNPVVDENLDDCPCLQLVQCLLRNGKLQMKVVFRSNDILSAAGSNMYALVRLQKMIADRLGVPCGRYTHIALVPHIYYRRDLNDIEPFCKSGTEIRPVAEVCRACGKCPRSSGA; encoded by the coding sequence ATGCGGATCATTCGGGCCCCCACGCTCGCACGGGCACACGAACTGGCGGTCAGGACCGTCCTCGAGAAAGGATGGGTGCTGGATACGGAGAACGACGAGGCGACGATCGAGTGCGAGGAACTCGCGCTCGAGGTGGAGTCGCCGGAAAGCGTTCCCATGGCGAGCCCCGCCTCCCGGTTCCAGCAGCGGTTCCTGGACGTCTACGCCGACAACCTCCTGCACGGCTCCGACGCGAAGTTCGAGTACGACTACCACCGCCGGCTCTTCGACTGGGGGGAACAACTTATGGTGAACGGCGAGGACGTCCACGTCGACCAGATCGACTACATCGCCCGGAAACTCGAGCAAGCCGCGAACTCGCGGCGGGCGGTCGCGGTCACCTGGAACCCGGTCGTCGACGAGAACCTCGACGACTGCCCCTGCCTGCAGCTCGTCCAGTGCCTGCTGCGGAACGGGAAACTCCAGATGAAGGTCGTCTTCAGGAGCAACGACATCCTCTCCGCCGCCGGCTCCAACATGTACGCGCTCGTCCGCCTCCAGAAGATGATCGCGGACCGGCTCGGCGTGCCCTGCGGGCGCTACACGCATATCGCGCTCGTCCCCCACATCTACTACCGCCGGGATCTCAACGATATCGAGCCGTTTTGCAAATCAGGCACCGAGATCAGGCCGGTTGCCGAGGTCTGCCGGGCCTGCGGGAAGTGCCCGCGCTCATCCGGGGCATAA
- a CDS encoding tripartite tricarboxylate transporter permease, translating into MLSGIVLGTVFGIGCGAVSGLVPGIHANTMAGVLLSLQALLLAWFDPVFVASAMFSTLVTHTFLDCVPSTFLGIPDADTSLAVLPAHALCLEGRGEEAVRISALGSAAGVALSLPLALAFVLVLPSLQPAIDWGIGLVILAVAGYLIVVSESPGWALAVFAVSGILGLFSLGYAFLSWPAGGESGVLMPLLSGLFGVAVLLKASHGAMPAQHFPGIELPRDAIRRGSLLGSAAGALVGWLPGLSSATANALLTSVVGYDSNPREYILATSAANTVNAFLGLAAFYAVSRTRNGVMAAIGALEEMPPATAILLAGAMAAVGAYLLTLLFSRTAGRFSGLNVTSLNYGVIAFVVCLSLFLCGPFGGLVLLLATAVGYVPSLVNVRRVYCMGAIMVPVMAYSFGLA; encoded by the coding sequence GTGCTCTCCGGAATCGTGCTCGGCACCGTCTTCGGCATAGGCTGCGGCGCCGTGAGCGGCCTCGTTCCCGGCATCCATGCAAACACCATGGCGGGGGTCCTCCTCTCGCTCCAGGCGCTCCTGCTCGCCTGGTTCGACCCGGTTTTCGTCGCTTCCGCGATGTTTTCCACCCTCGTTACGCACACGTTTCTCGACTGCGTCCCAAGCACGTTCCTTGGCATCCCCGACGCCGACACATCGCTTGCGGTTCTTCCCGCGCACGCCCTCTGCCTCGAAGGGCGGGGAGAGGAGGCCGTCCGGATATCCGCCCTCGGGAGTGCCGCCGGTGTCGCTCTCTCGCTCCCGCTCGCGCTGGCTTTCGTCCTGGTGCTTCCCTCTCTCCAGCCGGCGATCGACTGGGGGATCGGCCTTGTCATTCTCGCCGTCGCCGGCTACCTCATCGTCGTCTCCGAGTCGCCGGGATGGGCGCTTGCCGTCTTCGCGGTCTCGGGAATCCTCGGGCTCTTCTCTCTCGGCTACGCGTTCCTCTCCTGGCCGGCGGGCGGGGAGTCCGGGGTGCTGATGCCTCTCCTCTCCGGCCTCTTCGGGGTCGCGGTCCTTCTCAAGGCGTCGCACGGGGCGATGCCCGCACAGCACTTCCCGGGCATCGAACTCCCCCGGGACGCGATTCGACGGGGCTCTCTGCTCGGTTCGGCCGCCGGCGCTCTCGTCGGCTGGCTCCCCGGCCTCTCGAGCGCCACGGCAAACGCGCTTCTCACCTCGGTCGTCGGTTACGACTCCAACCCCCGGGAGTACATCCTCGCGACCAGCGCCGCGAACACCGTGAACGCCTTCCTCGGGCTTGCGGCTTTCTACGCCGTATCCCGGACCCGGAACGGGGTGATGGCGGCGATCGGAGCGCTCGAGGAGATGCCGCCGGCAACCGCCATCCTCCTCGCGGGCGCGATGGCCGCGGTCGGCGCCTACCTCCTGACCCTTCTCTTCTCGCGCACTGCCGGTCGGTTCTCCGGCCTGAACGTCACGAGCCTCAACTACGGCGTCATCGCGTTTGTCGTCTGCCTCTCCCTCTTCCTCTGCGGCCCGTTCGGGGGCCTCGTCCTTCTCCTCGCAACGGCGGTCGGCTACGTTCCGTCCCTCGTCAACGTCCGCCGGGTCTACTGCATGGGCGCGATCATGGTTCCCGTGATGGCCTACTCCTTCGGTCTTGCCTGA
- a CDS encoding NOP5/NOP56 family protein, with product MLQRYWFGDVDEEGCRAAGTDPAALAERAATLRTGMDSFVPIDWEVARDCGVVRTRAEYVDLLRSVCTTLARKKIAQSYQGRDVELLQMVRMLDELDNVINLLQERAAEWYQVTNPSFSRKYRSLPAKKMLGIIRKGARGGLSDVADEIDRLAGTRSRLMREVSARADEVMPNTSALIGGLVAARLLSKAGGLPALARMPGSTIQVIGSERALFSHLRGGTPPPKHGIIFQHRRVHNAPRPVRGRVARVLAAKLAIAARLDYYRGEAVPEFLKDAQARIDEAGVEA from the coding sequence ATGCTACAGCGCTACTGGTTCGGGGACGTCGACGAGGAGGGGTGCCGGGCCGCCGGCACCGATCCGGCCGCGCTCGCGGAGCGGGCGGCCACGCTCCGCACCGGTATGGATTCCTTTGTTCCCATCGACTGGGAGGTTGCCCGGGACTGCGGGGTCGTCCGGACGCGGGCGGAGTACGTCGACCTGCTCCGGTCGGTCTGCACCACCCTTGCCCGGAAAAAGATCGCCCAATCGTACCAGGGCCGGGACGTCGAGCTCCTCCAGATGGTGAGGATGCTCGACGAGCTCGACAACGTCATCAACCTTCTCCAGGAGCGTGCCGCGGAGTGGTACCAGGTCACGAACCCCTCGTTCTCCCGGAAGTATCGCTCCCTCCCGGCGAAGAAGATGCTCGGGATCATCCGGAAGGGGGCGAGAGGAGGTCTCTCGGACGTCGCCGACGAGATCGACCGGCTCGCCGGGACGAGGAGCCGCCTGATGCGGGAGGTCTCGGCCCGTGCCGACGAGGTGATGCCGAATACGAGCGCCCTCATCGGCGGGCTGGTCGCGGCCCGGCTCCTCTCCAAAGCAGGGGGGCTTCCTGCGCTCGCGAGGATGCCGGGGAGCACCATCCAGGTTATCGGCTCGGAACGGGCCCTCTTCTCGCACCTCAGGGGCGGGACGCCGCCGCCCAAGCACGGGATCATCTTCCAGCACCGGCGGGTCCACAACGCGCCGAGACCGGTGCGGGGACGGGTGGCCCGGGTGCTCGCGGCGAAACTCGCCATCGCCGCCCGGCTCGACTACTACCGGGGCGAGGCGGTGCCGGAGTTCCTCAAAGACGCCCAGGCGCGGATCGACGAGGCGGGGGTCGAGGCATGA
- the mntA gene encoding type VII toxin-antitoxin system MntA family adenylyltransferase antitoxin, with product MNHFVRHALERLKTVEGFEKVRFIILYGSVAEGRAREGSDIDLCVYYDGDREEAARFRFAALSELADDRYDIQIFSHLPLYVRTEVLRGKVVHCPDERFLYDVAYRTIREFDDFKHRLYDYIGKEAMA from the coding sequence GTGAATCATTTTGTCCGGCACGCACTGGAGCGGCTCAAGACCGTCGAGGGGTTCGAGAAGGTCCGCTTCATCATTCTCTACGGCTCCGTTGCCGAAGGGCGGGCGAGAGAGGGTTCCGACATCGACCTCTGCGTCTACTACGACGGAGACCGCGAGGAAGCAGCCCGGTTCAGGTTTGCAGCGCTCTCCGAACTCGCCGACGACCGCTACGACATCCAGATCTTCTCCCACCTGCCGCTCTATGTCCGGACGGAAGTCCTTCGCGGGAAGGTAGTCCACTGTCCCGACGAGCGGTTTCTCTACGACGTCGCATACCGGACGATCCGCGAATTCGACGACTTCAAGCACCGGTTGTACGACTACATCGGCAAGGAGGCGATGGCGTGA
- a CDS encoding DUF1614 domain-containing protein, with product MDRVVFNPFSPLMLLFFFGLLVLFLLAVIVFPILFLTAIGATFTRLGFSWWQALFILFLTLIGSFINIPVSTLEGRPGVPAYDRYAVMYGRLYRIPQQAQRTVLAINVGGALIPVAISLYLLYESVVISGGYHLFALALAGVAVVTVVTKLVARPVPGLGIATPFFIPPLAALFAALILSLFAGGVPAAAVIIAYVSGTLGTLIGADLLNLHHLAELGAPTASIGGAGTFDGIFLTGIIAALLA from the coding sequence ATGGACCGGGTCGTCTTCAACCCCTTCTCCCCGCTGATGCTTCTTTTCTTCTTCGGACTGCTCGTTCTCTTTCTCCTCGCAGTCATCGTCTTTCCGATTCTTTTTCTGACGGCGATCGGGGCGACGTTCACGCGGCTCGGGTTCTCCTGGTGGCAGGCGCTCTTTATTCTCTTCCTGACGCTGATCGGGAGTTTCATCAACATCCCGGTGAGCACGCTTGAGGGCCGGCCGGGGGTGCCGGCCTACGACCGCTACGCCGTGATGTACGGGCGGCTCTACCGCATCCCGCAGCAGGCGCAGCGGACGGTCCTCGCGATCAACGTCGGCGGCGCCCTCATCCCGGTGGCGATATCGCTCTACCTGCTCTACGAGTCGGTCGTGATCAGCGGGGGCTACCACCTCTTCGCCCTTGCGCTCGCCGGGGTCGCGGTCGTGACCGTCGTAACGAAACTCGTCGCCCGCCCGGTGCCGGGGCTCGGGATCGCGACGCCGTTCTTCATCCCGCCGCTTGCCGCGCTCTTTGCGGCGCTGATCCTCTCGCTCTTTGCAGGCGGCGTCCCGGCCGCGGCGGTGATCATCGCCTACGTGAGCGGGACGCTCGGCACCCTGATCGGTGCGGACCTCTTGAACCTCCACCATCTCGCGGAACTGGGGGCGCCGACGGCGAGCATCGGCGGGGCGGGAACGTTCGACGGGATATTCCTGACCGGGATCATCGCGGCGCTGCTTGCATGA
- a CDS encoding type II toxin-antitoxin system HicA family toxin, whose protein sequence is MPEHRIRPISWNQLVKNLQALGFEGPCRGGRHPFMVKGDLVLTIPNPHRSEIGVDLLVRILRQAGISREEWSRLTG, encoded by the coding sequence GTGCCGGAGCATAGGATCAGACCCATCTCATGGAACCAACTTGTAAAGAACCTTCAGGCCCTGGGATTCGAGGGACCGTGCCGGGGAGGCAGACACCCATTCATGGTGAAAGGAGATCTCGTTCTGACCATCCCAAACCCACACAGGTCAGAGATCGGCGTCGACCTGCTCGTGCGCATCCTCCGGCAGGCGGGCATATCCCGTGAGGAATGGAGCCGGCTCACCGGGTAG
- a CDS encoding CPBP family intramembrane glutamic endopeptidase, with translation MLPEFFRRYAAELLIAFFALIFLVGAFCEIGGEAGAFLTSALDVALFVILAMLVYLATRHPAFRWIAVLWLLIMVAGLAALAVGFGAIAILPAEMLETEEIDPETVDLAMAVEVVLLLLGALVAGFASLVGLSRRFRGWLAGYLPFDPDSLLHTVALVVILAMILIPPVPLLVAGVPPFLSETFLDLLLESGDLLANTVTLNAYTLFWTLIGSFFIAGACVRRTPRETLERLGLVRPTGKEIAFAVGAGLVLVAAFHFIDMALAMLVGWLGLPVTDMEAVNLLFAGTLTLPGVIMASVAAGFGEEVSIRGLLQPRFGILLPALLFASLHAFQYSWDGLISVFIAGIAFAYIRRYSNTTTSAITHTVYDLVLFSMMLVGMSI, from the coding sequence ATGTTACCAGAATTCTTCCGTCGGTACGCAGCCGAACTGCTGATCGCCTTCTTCGCCCTCATCTTTCTGGTTGGGGCCTTTTGCGAGATCGGAGGGGAAGCAGGAGCGTTCCTCACCTCGGCGCTCGACGTGGCGCTCTTCGTCATCCTTGCCATGCTCGTTTATCTCGCAACCCGGCACCCTGCGTTCCGGTGGATCGCCGTCCTCTGGCTCCTGATCATGGTGGCCGGGCTTGCGGCCCTCGCGGTGGGGTTCGGGGCCATAGCGATCCTGCCGGCCGAGATGCTCGAGACCGAGGAGATCGATCCGGAGACGGTCGACCTTGCCATGGCCGTGGAGGTTGTGCTTCTCCTCCTCGGTGCCCTCGTCGCGGGATTTGCAAGCCTCGTCGGGCTTTCACGCCGGTTCAGGGGATGGCTCGCGGGGTATCTCCCGTTCGACCCGGACTCGCTCCTCCATACGGTCGCGCTCGTGGTCATCCTCGCCATGATCCTCATCCCTCCCGTGCCGCTCCTTGTCGCGGGGGTTCCGCCCTTCCTCTCGGAGACGTTCCTCGATCTCCTGCTTGAGTCCGGGGATCTGCTCGCGAACACCGTCACGCTGAATGCCTATACCCTCTTCTGGACGCTCATCGGCTCGTTCTTTATCGCCGGGGCATGCGTCCGCCGGACGCCCCGCGAGACCCTGGAGCGGCTCGGCCTCGTCCGCCCGACGGGGAAAGAGATCGCTTTTGCCGTCGGTGCGGGTCTCGTGCTCGTTGCCGCCTTCCACTTCATCGACATGGCGCTCGCCATGCTCGTGGGCTGGCTCGGTCTTCCCGTCACCGACATGGAGGCCGTCAACCTGCTCTTTGCCGGAACGCTCACGCTCCCCGGGGTCATCATGGCGTCCGTCGCGGCGGGGTTCGGCGAGGAGGTGAGCATCCGCGGCCTGCTCCAGCCCCGGTTCGGCATCCTCCTCCCGGCGCTCCTCTTCGCATCGCTCCATGCGTTCCAGTACAGCTGGGACGGCCTTATCTCGGTTTTTATTGCAGGGATCGCGTTCGCCTATATCCGCAGGTACTCGAACACGACGACGTCGGCGATCACGCACACTGTCTACGACCTGGTGCTCTTCTCGATGATGCTGGTCGGGATGTCGATCTGA
- a CDS encoding RNA-guided pseudouridylation complex pseudouridine synthase subunit Cbf5, with product MTGQERFVPESGIVVVDKPRGPSSHQVAAWVGGILGRRVGHAGTLDPQVSGVLIVMFGGAVRLAPVLLSHNKEYVCLMRLHGDASRESVEQAAKEFTGRIYQRPPRKSAVKRSLRIRKIQEIEILDMDGRLVLFRVRCDAGTYIRTLCVHLGYALGTCAHMEELRRIRSGSFDETTIVTLHELADAVAAAREGNHEPLQGMILPPAAAVADLAKVVVRDTAVDAVCHGAVLAGVGVVGKEGGFAKGETVAIVTERGELVGLGKGLVNSSALKPGEPGFVVAPTTVLMRPGTYPRGWKARTGS from the coding sequence ATGACCGGCCAGGAACGTTTCGTCCCGGAATCCGGGATCGTCGTCGTCGACAAGCCCCGGGGGCCGAGCAGCCACCAGGTGGCCGCCTGGGTTGGGGGTATCCTCGGGCGCCGGGTGGGCCACGCCGGGACGCTCGATCCACAGGTCTCCGGGGTGCTCATCGTCATGTTCGGCGGCGCCGTCCGGCTCGCTCCCGTCCTCCTCTCGCACAACAAGGAGTATGTCTGCCTGATGCGCCTTCACGGCGACGCCTCCCGGGAGTCCGTGGAGCAGGCGGCGAAGGAGTTCACCGGCCGGATCTACCAGCGGCCGCCGAGAAAAAGCGCGGTAAAGCGGAGCCTCCGGATCAGGAAGATCCAGGAGATCGAGATCCTGGACATGGACGGCCGGCTCGTCCTCTTCCGGGTCAGGTGCGATGCCGGGACATACATCCGGACGCTCTGCGTTCATCTGGGCTACGCGCTCGGGACCTGCGCACACATGGAGGAACTCCGGAGGATACGATCGGGATCCTTCGACGAGACCACCATCGTCACGCTCCACGAACTCGCCGATGCCGTTGCAGCCGCCCGGGAGGGCAATCATGAACCCCTGCAGGGAATGATCCTCCCCCCGGCGGCCGCCGTCGCCGATCTTGCGAAGGTCGTCGTCCGCGACACCGCCGTCGACGCCGTCTGCCACGGTGCGGTGCTCGCCGGGGTGGGGGTCGTCGGGAAAGAGGGCGGGTTTGCAAAAGGCGAGACGGTCGCGATCGTGACCGAGCGCGGCGAACTCGTGGGGCTTGGGAAGGGCCTCGTCAATTCGTCGGCGCTGAAACCCGGGGAACCGGGGTTCGTCGTCGCGCCCACCACCGTCCTGATGCGGCCCGGCACCTACCCCCGCGGCTGGAAGGCACGCACAGGGAGCTAA
- a CDS encoding uroporphyrinogen-III synthase: MKIAITRLENKAAGDRALCATYGHDCYTVSPLRADLRPDRIDTFVEAVHRGEFDCLFFSSALPAAVVGPKLERWPRVIAIGPKTAEVLRGFGIEAEVLPTFYSRDFVPYLGDWLRGRTVGIPRADVPNPDLLDAIAAAGGTVREERVYALVPTGTELALDAADAALFTSAMSYREARWRPRDDLLLIAIGEITADAMRAGGHPPAVVGDGSLAGTLEALNLHAEGR; this comes from the coding sequence ATGAAGATCGCCATCACCCGGCTCGAGAACAAGGCGGCGGGAGACCGTGCCCTCTGCGCGACGTATGGTCACGACTGCTACACGGTCTCGCCGCTCCGGGCGGATCTGCGGCCCGACCGGATCGATACGTTCGTCGAGGCCGTCCACCGCGGCGAGTTCGACTGCCTCTTCTTCTCAAGCGCCCTCCCCGCCGCGGTCGTCGGGCCGAAACTCGAGCGGTGGCCCCGGGTGATCGCGATCGGGCCAAAGACCGCCGAAGTCCTCCGGGGGTTCGGGATCGAGGCGGAGGTTCTCCCCACGTTCTACTCCCGCGACTTCGTCCCCTACCTCGGGGACTGGCTCCGGGGCCGGACCGTCGGGATCCCGCGGGCCGACGTCCCGAACCCGGACCTTCTCGATGCGATCGCCGCGGCCGGGGGAACGGTCCGGGAGGAGCGGGTCTACGCCCTCGTCCCCACGGGCACCGAGCTCGCGCTTGACGCCGCCGACGCCGCCCTCTTCACGAGCGCCATGTCCTACCGGGAAGCCCGCTGGCGGCCCCGCGACGACCTGCTCCTCATCGCCATCGGCGAGATCACCGCCGACGCCATGCGGGCCGGGGGGCATCCCCCGGCGGTCGTCGGGGACGGGTCGCTCGCGGGAACCCTTGAAGCGCTGAACCTTCATGCGGAAGGCAGGTGA